The following proteins are encoded in a genomic region of Mycolicibacterium rutilum:
- a CDS encoding TerC family protein has translation MNVSQLEWIITLSVTIAILLFDVVVIGRRPHEPSKKETGIALTFYVGLAIAFGLWTWFFHGSQFGLEFFAGWLTEYSLSVDNLFVFLIIMASFNVPRKYQQQALLVGIILALIFRGIFIALGAVAINQFSWVFYIFAAFLIYTAINLARDTDHEDDGDNVVVRFARNHLSLTDKWDGLKLWIKENGKRVMTPMFLVIVALGTTDLIFALDSIPAIYGLTREPYLVFTANVFALMGLRQLYFLLGDLLKRLVYLSQGLAFILAFIGVKLLLHALHENEVPFINGGNHVPVPEIPTLWSLGVIVVTLLITTVASLYKTRVHDVKKAGDETGTDKTLDSR, from the coding sequence TCTCAACTCGAATGGATCATCACGCTGAGCGTGACGATCGCCATCCTGCTGTTCGACGTCGTGGTGATCGGCCGCCGACCACACGAACCGTCGAAGAAGGAAACCGGGATTGCGCTGACGTTCTACGTCGGGCTGGCCATCGCCTTCGGGTTGTGGACCTGGTTCTTCCACGGCAGCCAGTTCGGGTTGGAGTTCTTCGCCGGCTGGCTCACCGAATACAGCTTGTCCGTCGACAACCTGTTCGTGTTCCTGATCATCATGGCCAGCTTCAACGTGCCGAGGAAGTACCAGCAGCAGGCACTGCTGGTCGGCATCATCCTGGCGCTGATCTTCCGCGGCATCTTCATCGCGCTCGGCGCGGTGGCGATCAACCAGTTCTCCTGGGTGTTCTACATCTTCGCCGCGTTCCTGATCTACACCGCGATCAACCTGGCCCGCGACACCGACCACGAGGACGACGGCGACAACGTCGTGGTTCGGTTCGCGCGCAACCACCTCAGCCTCACCGACAAGTGGGACGGCCTGAAGCTGTGGATCAAGGAGAACGGCAAGCGGGTGATGACCCCGATGTTCCTGGTCATCGTCGCGCTCGGCACCACCGACCTGATCTTCGCGCTGGATTCCATCCCCGCGATCTACGGCCTGACCCGCGAGCCGTACCTGGTGTTCACCGCGAACGTGTTCGCGCTGATGGGTCTGCGTCAGCTGTACTTCCTGCTGGGCGATCTGCTCAAGCGGCTGGTCTACCTGTCCCAGGGGCTGGCGTTCATCCTGGCCTTCATCGGTGTGAAGCTGCTGCTGCACGCGCTGCACGAGAACGAGGTGCCGTTCATCAACGGCGGCAACCACGTCCCGGTGCCGGAGATCCCGACGCTGTGGTCGCTGGGCGTCATCGTCGTCACGCTGCTCATCACCACCGTCGCGAGCCTGTACAAGACCCGCGTGCACGACGTGAAGAAAGCCGGCGACGAGACCGGTACCGACAAGACGTTGGATTCGCGCTGA